CCCGGCGAAAGGATGTCGGCGGCAATGCCGGGATTCGTCGATGGCCCCATGCGAATTGCAGTGAGAACGAAAAGATACTGGGGGCCCGCGGGCGTTCATCTTACCGTCGGCTTTCTCGACAATCCCCCGGCTGCTCTCCGCAAGAAAATTCTGCTGCACATGAACGCCTGGAACAAGATGGCGAACGTGAAATTTTCTCTCTCGAACACTGATCCGGTCGTGCGTATCGCGCGCATCGAGAATGACCCGGAAAACGACGGGTATTGGTCTTATCTCGGGACAGAAATCAAAGAGATAGAACCCGATCAGCCAACGATGAATCTCGAGCAATTCACGCTGAAAACGCCGGATGCTGAATTCTACCGAGTCGTGCGACATGAAACCGGGCACACGATGGGGTTTGATCACGAGCACATGCGGCGTGAGCTAGTGCAATTGATCGACGTCAAGAAGGCCATCGCGTTTTACCGCGAAGACCAACACTGGAGTGAGCAGGAAGTGCGCGATCAGGTTTTGACCCCGATCGAGGAGAGGTCTATCCGGGGAACCCTTCATGCCGACCCAAACTCGATCATGTGCTATCAGATCGACGGCTCGATCACGAAAAACGGAAAACCGATCTTGGGCGGTCTGGACATCGACAAGCTCGACTACGAATTCGCCGGCCTGATCTATCCCAAAGCGGTGCTGGCGCACGCCAGTAAGGCGAAGAAAAAGTCCAAGAAGAAGACCCGTAGGCAGGCGTAGACCGGGAGGTACACATGCCGAAACAGATACAGACTGACGTCGCTATCGTCAGCCTCAACGGTTTACGCGCTGGCTCGGCTGCAAGACCGAAGGCCCGAGCTGCAAGAGAACTTCGCTCGGCAGCAGCGACCACGTCGGAGTCGAATGTGGGAGTGGCACTCGCAAGGAGTTTGACCGGCCAGCAGCTCGAGCTTGTTATAGAGCTTCCGTTCGTACGGGAGGCAACTGCTCGGCCATCCAAGGGAGCGAAGCGTCGTATGACTCGTCGTGCTTCAACGCCCACGGCGACTGATGATAGACCGGGGCTAACGCTTGACGTCAAGCTTGCAGATGGCGAAGAAGCAGTGATCCTACTCGAGGAGGATGGAGTTTTTTCGTGGCACCTACAAAGCGAAGAAGTGACACCGCCGGAAGCGCATCACGCGGTGCTGCGGCAGCGTGCCATATCCGGAAGACGCGCTCCGAAAGGCACTCCGCGACTCCGTGTCAAACGTTTCACCCTCACACTTCCGCCAGCGAGTAAGCCGTTAGCCCAGTCCATTGCCGGGCGTCGTCGCGGGCTGGGATCCGCCATCGGCGGATTCGTTGTCAAGAAAGTCGTAGCTCGTGTATTTCGTTTCGTCGCTGGCAAAATCGTCGGACCGATCATCCATCACATGGAACGGAACGTTCGGACTGGATTGATCCGGATGGCCGATGTCGACTGCACCAAATGGCGTCTCATGAACGACTCTGAGCAGCTCGACCTTCCAGCCGGCCGTCCACCTCGCGTACTCCTCTGGTTCCACGGCACGTTCAGCAGCACGATGGGTTCTTTTGGAGCCCTCTCTCAAACGCCCCACGGCAAAGCGCTACTCAAAGCAACGCTGGCCAAATACGACGCGGTAATCGGCTTCGATCACGCGACGATGAGCGTCGACCCTATGCAGAACGCCAGCGACATGCTCGCTCGGCTGGAACGTCAGAAGTGGCCGAAGCCGCCGGTGTTCGACGCAATCTGTTTCTCGCGCGGTGGTTTGGTATTTCGATCACTTGTCGAGTCCGCTCTCCCT
This sequence is a window from Gemmatimonadaceae bacterium. Protein-coding genes within it:
- a CDS encoding M12 family metallopeptidase, coding for MSPRPRKRIITCRPKYLPQEHWIRAARHAVAINPMNHSPGERMSAAMPGFVDGPMRIAVRTKRYWGPAGVHLTVGFLDNPPAALRKKILLHMNAWNKMANVKFSLSNTDPVVRIARIENDPENDGYWSYLGTEIKEIEPDQPTMNLEQFTLKTPDAEFYRVVRHETGHTMGFDHEHMRRELVQLIDVKKAIAFYREDQHWSEQEVRDQVLTPIEERSIRGTLHADPNSIMCYQIDGSITKNGKPILGGLDIDKLDYEFAGLIYPKAVLAHASKAKKKSKKKTRRQA